One window of the Amia ocellicauda isolate fAmiCal2 chromosome 18, fAmiCal2.hap1, whole genome shotgun sequence genome contains the following:
- the ttc34 gene encoding uncharacterized protein ttc34: MAAHSSEQGAGVPELCREGDKLLGAGELGRATAVYTSAFRAHAGVTVSHMRRLGVHRLTGVISTLEAWLGGSGEAQDLAEGSGLNKGLAAVFLSTLSPNNLSASLFKMESVLQGAGRGCEEVATRCSALLEGKQEPEAHGSARLALRLTRALACLLAQPQSPHGLELYLQAFQEDQAEAVRLVKCRQGQHLPRIVDAFLQQLSLRSPDNITETGQDGGLKESGVSAGVASEYLHFLVAIAPDDTHVQELQAAALFQAGRFEESAQAYSLALGEREAHTETLTGSDKAVAHWLLPERKAGLLVGRAAAHFSAGGRAVESCRDLGEAFGTHPAAARLRFQEMFSDRGAGASARAQLRQQAERGLCGYREAVLGRPDLRSSHGVELLDPVIAGLRALCHLEPGGGGRELRVRLADCLLLRGESKEALSICSQLAAASPTQQSYQNTVQVLRGFARLLSDDQQGALEDFQAVIEHSAPHPSSCVRALCGRGLLRLLGDAHYLAALDYLTASRLQPQEAALTVRCLVPWNQRGLLCTVLLEQGRAMLEGPGGPTTSPQQQSDQLGSRQLGHDRCSSPKEGTAVGVHALALLLMELEPDCDAPRILAADALYRLGRVEEAYRLLLSTGPSAPRAPVLARLALLQLHRGFLYDANQLLKKLTQCGDTSCLLPLLAVAEPTDRALLQENCHTAATRVLESRGGEGCVREAVAYLSIAIIASGGVAVDSLMARARCYALLGQRRTAIFDFSAILREHAEHVAALCGRGFTYLTLQQQKECTQDIVAALQVDAAAVTQDVLSLKEAARKLVCDWLHQHCRAGLSEITAANPVPCGEELLSEAFLIGGALMKVDSRNPRWHILYVDTLLAKGAMKPATAHLRQVFGQEPREAEPRARWGLVEMWRRNPAGAARGLSQIAQTEPSSLNFLLSLLSPAHRKHLAQAAAQEAGSVSEHGQWEPVLALLTVAVRAAGEGKPRYLRQRAACLARLGLHERAVSDLDRVIQSHSGVGEDPRAWAEDLCRRGHSLLLCSREEPGLEDFAQALDLHQAQALACVEAGLGRPRVAECFLQGALRRFGERQLGEAWRLSEYGLRVEDSHVELRRLRARIKRDATGSCIVN; encoded by the exons ATGGCTGCCCACTCCTCAGAGCAGGGGGCCGGGGTGCCTGAGCTGTGCAGAGAGGGAGACAAGCTCCTGGGGGCCGGCGAGCTGGGGAGGGCCACCGCTGTGTACACCTCGGCGTTCAGGGCCCACGCCGGGGTGACCGTGTCGCACATGCGGAGGCTGGGTGTGCACAGGCTGACGGGGGTGATCTCCACTCTGGAAGCCTGGCTGGGCGGGTCGGGAGAAGCTCAGGATCTGGCAGAGGGGTCCGGCTTGAACAAAGGGCTGGCCGCGGTGTTCCTGTCCACGCTGAGCCCCAACAACCTCTCGGCGTCGCTCTTCAAGATGGAGTCTGTCCTGCAGGGCGCCGGACGGGGCTGCGAGGAGGTGGCGACGCGCTGCTCCGCTCTGCTGGAGGGGAAGCAAGAGCCGGAGGCGCACGGTTCTGCCCGCCTGGCCCTGCGGCTGACCCGTGCCCTCGCCTGCCTCCTCGCCCAGCCCCAGAGCCCCCACGGCTTAGAACTCTACTTGCAGGCTTTCCAGGAAGACCAGGCCGAGGCGGTGAGGCTGGTCAAGTGTAGGCAGGGGCAGCACTTGCCAAGAATCGTGGATGCCTTCTTGCAGCAGCTGTCCCTGCGCAGCCCCGACAACATCACCGAGACAGGGCAGGATGGAGGGCTGAAGGAGAGTGGGGTGTCAGCCGGGGTCGCTTCTGAATACCTTCATTTCTTGGTAGCCATCGCCCCCGATGACACACACGTGCAGGAGCTCCAGGCAGCGGCGCTGTTCCAGGCTGGCAGGTTTGAGGAGAGCGCCCAGGCTTACTCCCTGGCCCTCGGGGAGCGGGAGGCGCATACAGAGACGCTCACAGGGAGCGATAAGGCGGTCGCCCACTGGCTGCTGCCCGAGAGGAAGGCCGGTCTACTGGTGGGTCGAGCAGCTGCCCACTTCTCCGCAGGGGGCCGGGCGGTGGAGTCCTGCCGGGACCTGGGGGAGGCCTTCGGGACGCACCCCGCCGCTGCCCGGCTGCGCTTCCAGGAGATGTTCTCGGATCGAGGCGCCGGGGCCTCAGCGCGGGCCCAGCTCCGACAGCAGGCCGAGAGGGGGCTGTGCGGCTACAGGGAGGCCGTCCTGGGGCGTCCGGACCTGCGCTCGTCCCACGGGGTGGAGCTGCTGGACCCTGTGATCGCGGGGCTGCGGGCGCTGTGCCACCTGGAGCCAGGGGGGGGCGGCCGAGAGCTGCGCGTGCGGCTGGCCGACTGCCTGCTCCTTCGGGGGGAGTCCAAGGAGGCTCTGTCCATCTGCAGCCAGCTGGCCGCCGCCTCGCCGACCCAGCAGAGCTACCAGAACACAGTGCAGGTGCTGCGGGGCTTCGCGCGCCTCCTCTCGGATGACCAGCAGGGCGCGCTGGAGGACTTCCAGGCGGTGATCGAGCACAGCGCCCCCCACCCCTCAAGCTGCGTGCGGGCGCTGTGTGGCAGGGGGCTGCTGCGCCTGCTGGGGGACGCCCACTACCTGGCCGCCCTGGACTACCTGACGGCGAGTCGGCTGCAGCCCCAGGAGGCGGCACTCACCGTGCGCTGCCTGGTGCCCTGGAACCAGCGAGGGTTGCTGTGCACCGTGCTGCTGGAGCAGGGGAGGGCCATGCTGGAGGGTCCGGGGGGCCCCACCACCTCCCCACAGCAGCAGAGTGATCAGCTGGGCTCCAGACAGCTCGGGCACGACCGCTGCTCCTCGCCCAAGGAAGG GACCGCAGTGGGGGTGCACGCACTGGCGCTGCTGCTGATGGAGCTGGAGCCAGACTGCGACGCCCCGCGGATCCTGGCCGCCGATGCACTGTACCGGCTCGGGCGCGTGGAGGAGGCCTACCGCCTGCTACTGTCCACCGGGCCCTCGGCCCCCCGTGCGCCCGTCCTCGCCCGCCTCGCCCTGCTGCAGCTGCACCGTGGCTTCCTGTACGACGCCAACCAG CTGTTGAAGAAGCTGACCCAGTGTGGAGATACCAGCTGCCTGCTGCCCCTGCTGGCCGTGGCCGAGCCCACCGACCGGGCGCTGCTCCAGGAGAACTGCCACACCGCCGCCACGCGCGTCCTGGAGAGCCGGGGGGGCGAGGGCTGCGTCAGGGAGGCCGTGGCCTACCTCTCCATCGCCATCATCGCCTCAG GTGGCGTGGCCGTGGACTCCCTGATGGCCAGGGCCCGCTGCTACGCCCTCTTGGGCCAACGCAGGACGGCCATCTTTGACTTCTCAGCCATCCTCCGGGAGCACGCCGAGCACGTGGCGGCCCTGTGCGGCAGGGGCTTCACCTACCTCACGCTCCAGCAGCAGAAG GAGTGCACTCAGGACATCGTGGCGGCGCTGCAGGTGGACGCCGCGGCCGTCACCCAGGACGTGCTCTCCCTGAAGGAGGCCGCCAGGAAGCTCGTTTGTGATTGGCTGCACCAGCACTGCAGGGCCGGCCTCTCGGAGATCACGGCGGCCAATCCGGTGCCCTGTGGGGAGGAGCTACTGAGCGAGGCTTTCCTGATTGGAGGAGCCCTGATGAAGGTGGACAGCAGGAACCCCAGATGGCACATCTTGTATGTGGATACGCTGCTGGCCAAAG GGGCGATGAAGCCGGCCACCGCACATCTGCGCCAGGTCTTCGGCCAGGAGCCCCGGGAGGCGGAGCCCCGAGCCCGGTGGGGGCTGGTGGAGATGTGGCGGAGGAACCCGGCGGGGGCGGCCAGGGGGCTGAGCCAGATCGCCCAGACTGAGCCCTCCTCGCTCAACTTCCTGCTCTCGCTGCTCAGCCCTGCGCACCGAAAGCACCTGGCGCAG GCAGCAGCGCAGGAGGCGGGCAGTGTGTCGGAGCATGGCCAATGGGAGCCGGTGCTGGCTCTGCTGACCGTGGCGGTGCGGGCAGCGGGGGAGGGGAAGCCACGGTACCTGCGCCAGCGAGCTGCCTGCCTGGCGCGCCTGGGGCTCCACGAGCGCGCCGTGTCCGACCTGGACCGGGTCATCCAGAGCCACTCGGGCGTGGGGGAGGACCCCAGGGCGTGGGCCGAGGACCTGTGCCGGCGGGGCCACAGCCTGCTACTGTGTTCACGCGAGGAGCCCGGCCTGGAGGACTTCGCCCAGGCTTTGGACCTACACCAGGCCCAGGCTCTGGCCTGCGTGGAGGCCGGGCTGGGCCGACCCCGGGTGGCCGAGTGCTTCCTGCAGGGGGCCCTGCGGCGCTTCGGGGAGAGGCAACTGGGTGAGGCCTGGCGTCTCTCGGAGTACGGGCTGAGGGTGGAGGACAGCCATGTGGAGCTGCGCCGGCTGAGGGCCCGGATCAAAAGAGACGCCACGGGCTCCTGCATCGTCAACTAG